One window of Carassius auratus strain Wakin chromosome 17, ASM336829v1, whole genome shotgun sequence genomic DNA carries:
- the LOC113117945 gene encoding alpha-tectorin-like — MTPATLALTWSLLSIWTVISAVQMEEADLNETVICTNDQMQVIIPSLFFLNKDRPVYVWDLHLNDPDCRGVEVGNDYVFSIKTNLTDCGTIMASDDSHIMFTNSIRNNETDIITRSYINITFGCRYPLNYMVQQQNGGNLVRVDVRTITLNTEDGNFSVSMLLYKDEEFQDKWTTVPSLTLEDNIYVKVYMIPANLFLRVDRCWATPTSDPYSNIQYIFIRDSCPVLWDDQTLAMMKNGQGPEALFRIQMFKFVGSSYTDVFLHCNVQICHNTGGVCRPNCSSEDASVRTRRDVASSHTLSYGPIRRLKTDMENTSPNSNVPPVETFVLGGLLFILIVITGVFGKLWLQSRNSYPTQEAQLTLSNIHHISEVAS, encoded by the exons ATGACACCTGCTACACTGGCACTGACATGGTCTTTGCTCTCAATATGGACAGTAATTTCTGCTGTGCAGATGGAAGAAGCTG ATCTCAATGAGACCGTCATCTGCACAAACGATCAGATGCAAGTTATCATTCCCAGTTTGTTTTTTCTGAACAAGGATCGACCTGTTTAC GTTTGGGATTTGCACTTGAATGATCCTGACTGTCGAGGTGTTGAGGTTGGGAACGACTATGTCTTCAGCATCAAGACAAACCTCACGGACTGCGGCACCATTATG GCATCAGATGATTCTCATATCATGTTCACCAACTCGATCCGCAATAATGAAACTGATATCATCACCAGAAGCTACATCAACATCACATTTGGGTGTCGATACCCACTAAACTACATGGTTCAGCAGCAAAACGGGGGGAATCTGGTCAGAGTGGATGTGAG GACAATCACTCTGAACACGGAGGATGGAAATTTCTCAGTCTCCATGCTGCTGTATAAAGACGAAGAGTTTCAGGATAAATGGACCACTGTTCCTTCTCTCACACTTGAGGACAACATCTATGTCAAAGTTTACATG ATTCCAGCAAATCTTTTTCTGAGAGTGGACAGATGTTGGGCCACACCAACCAGTGACCCTTACAGCAACATTCAGTATATCTTCATCAGGGACAG TTGTCCAGTGTTGTGGGATGACCAGACACTAGCCATGATGAAGAACGGTCAAGGACCAGAAGCTCTTTTCAGGATACAGATGTTCAAGTTTGTTGGAAGCTCCTACACAGATGTTTTCCTGCACTGCAACGTCCAGATCTGTCATAACACAGGAGGAGTGTGCCGGCCT AACTGCTCTTCTGAAGATGCATCAGTACGGACACGCAGGGATGTTGCATCATCTCACACTCTATCGTATGGACCAATCAGAAGGCTCAAAACTGACATGGAGAATACTAGCCCCA ATTCAAATGTGCCTCCTGTGGAAACCTTTGTATTGGGTGGTCTGCTGTTCATCCTGATTGTCATAACAGGAGTTTTTGGGAAACTCTGGCTCCAGAGCAGGAACTCGTATCCAACCCAAGAGGCCCAGCTCACTCTCTCCAACATCCACCACATCTCAGAGGTGGCCAGCTAA